The following are encoded together in the Petrotoga sp. 9PW.55.5.1 genome:
- a CDS encoding DUF554 domain-containing protein translates to MFNIAVIVNTLTVLVGASLGTIIGNKLPNNLRIILFQSVGLTTFLIGLGMGLDANNLIVVLVSLALGGVIGELLKIENGLGKLANIVERSEGETPFVKGFITATVLFVIGPMTIIGCLNAGISGDNSIIFLKSVLDGISSMVLASAYGLGVVFSAVSVFLIQGSIVSLATMLSFLSDPYYLNDFTAVGGAMIIAIGIRLLEIKDIKVGNFLPSLIIVVLINFLITFF, encoded by the coding sequence ATGTTTAATATTGCCGTCATTGTAAATACTTTAACTGTTTTAGTTGGAGCTAGCTTGGGTACAATTATAGGAAACAAATTACCAAATAATCTTAGAATAATTCTATTTCAAAGTGTAGGATTAACAACCTTTTTGATTGGATTAGGTATGGGATTAGATGCCAACAACCTCATAGTTGTTCTTGTTTCACTAGCTCTAGGCGGAGTGATAGGAGAACTCTTAAAAATAGAAAATGGACTTGGGAAACTTGCCAATATTGTAGAAAGATCTGAAGGAGAAACTCCCTTTGTAAAGGGTTTTATTACAGCTACTGTTTTATTTGTAATAGGACCTATGACAATTATAGGGTGTTTGAATGCTGGCATATCAGGAGATAACTCAATAATATTTCTAAAATCTGTTCTAGATGGAATATCTTCTATGGTTTTAGCTTCAGCATACGGGCTTGGGGTTGTATTCTCTGCTGTGAGTGTCTTTTTAATACAAGGATCTATTGTCAGTTTAGCAACAATGTTATCTTTTTTATCTGATCCTTATTATTTAAATGATTTTACTGCCGTGGGTGGGGCTATGATAATTGCCATAGGAATCAGACTATTAGAAATAAAAGATATAAAAGTTGGAAATTTCCTTCCTTCACTTATAATTGTGGTATTGATAAACTTTTTAAT
- a CDS encoding glucosaminidase domain-containing protein yields MGKKKILISLTIFAIIIFTALTIFISYNNRKIESKPEDINWVTLEFESWKDLDAYFESINYNLDNPEIPNVLIKSFPKDFPDVYPVEKKKELFTKIMLPIILAINAEIENEQIKLDKALIENDLETIENLKAKYNATNIEELKIRIKPIPIEIALGQSAKESGWGSSRFAIEGNNIFGEWTWESGTGIVPAERAEGEIYEVKKFESLTDSMRSYALKLNSLNYYEDFRLIRAGIIKNKSYEDGLLYYSQQRELYVSTLKDLIDSNNFREFSSMNFELYYIEN; encoded by the coding sequence ATGGGAAAGAAGAAAATACTAATATCTTTAACTATCTTTGCAATAATAATTTTCACAGCTCTAACCATATTCATATCATACAATAATCGAAAAATAGAAAGTAAACCAGAAGATATCAATTGGGTAACCTTAGAATTTGAAAGTTGGAAAGATTTAGACGCTTATTTTGAATCCATAAATTACAATTTAGATAACCCTGAAATTCCAAATGTTTTGATAAAAAGTTTTCCAAAAGATTTTCCTGATGTTTATCCAGTTGAAAAGAAAAAAGAATTATTTACGAAAATAATGCTCCCTATTATACTTGCTATTAACGCCGAAATAGAAAATGAACAGATAAAGTTAGATAAAGCATTAATAGAAAATGATCTTGAAACCATAGAAAACTTAAAAGCAAAATATAATGCAACAAACATCGAAGAATTAAAAATAAGAATAAAACCAATTCCTATAGAAATTGCTTTAGGACAATCAGCTAAAGAATCGGGTTGGGGGAGCTCTAGATTTGCCATAGAAGGAAATAATATCTTTGGCGAATGGACTTGGGAATCTGGAACAGGTATAGTTCCTGCTGAAAGAGCCGAAGGTGAAATTTATGAGGTTAAAAAATTTGAATCTTTAACTGACTCTATGAGAAGTTACGCATTAAAACTTAATTCTTTAAACTATTATGAAGACTTTAGATTAATTAGAGCAGGAATCATAAAAAATAAAAGTTATGAAGATGGTTTATTGTATTACTCTCAGCAAAGAGAGTTATATGTTTCAACCTTGAAAGATCTTATTGATTCTAATAACTTTAGAGAGTTCAGTTCTATGAATTTTGAACTATATTATATCGAAAATTAA